A single region of the Anaerococcus urinomassiliensis genome encodes:
- a CDS encoding sodium-dependent transporter, whose protein sequence is MTNNNFSKKDGFTSKLGFTLASIGSAVGMGNIWRFPVMVSLWGGMSFLLPYFFFVILIASTGVIEEFALGRLTGSGPVNAFGFATGQKGKESIGKKLGIIPVLGSLALAIGYTAVMGWIFRYNYLAINGTLTNFADDNYMIGMTFNQTASAFSNNFWIIVAGISSMIIMSFGIAKGIERANKFLMPILFIMLLGLAIYIGQNPAASKGYQYIFNLNTEKLADPKLWVFAFGQAFFSLSIAGNGSVIYGSYLSKDEDIPSSARNIAFFDTLAALLAAFVIIPAMAIGSADINEGGPGLMFIYLVGVFNKLPAGRILMVIFYLAVLFAGFSSIINLYEAPVAYVQERFGFNRKKASFVINAIGIISAIFVQGIVGSWMDFVSIVIAPLGALLAGIMFFWILDKDMALGEVNKGRKKPISSYFYPIGKYLYCLLSLLALVLGITFGGIG, encoded by the coding sequence ATGACTAACAATAATTTTTCAAAAAAAGACGGCTTTACAAGTAAATTAGGATTTACCCTCGCTTCTATCGGCTCTGCTGTAGGTATGGGTAATATTTGGCGATTCCCTGTTATGGTTTCTCTTTGGGGAGGTATGAGCTTTTTGTTGCCTTATTTCTTTTTTGTAATCCTCATCGCCTCTACTGGTGTTATTGAGGAGTTTGCCCTAGGAAGGCTTACAGGTTCTGGGCCTGTTAATGCCTTTGGATTTGCAACTGGTCAAAAGGGAAAGGAAAGTATAGGAAAAAAATTGGGAATAATACCCGTTTTGGGCTCTCTAGCTCTTGCTATTGGCTATACTGCTGTCATGGGTTGGATTTTTAGATATAATTACTTAGCCATAAATGGTACATTGACAAATTTTGCTGACGATAATTATATGATTGGCATGACTTTTAACCAAACAGCTTCTGCTTTTTCTAATAATTTCTGGATAATTGTAGCTGGTATTTCCTCTATGATTATAATGTCTTTTGGTATTGCCAAGGGTATTGAGAGGGCGAATAAATTTTTGATGCCTATTTTATTTATCATGCTACTTGGCCTTGCCATATATATTGGCCAAAATCCTGCCGCATCAAAGGGATATCAATATATTTTCAACTTGAACACAGAGAAGCTAGCAGATCCCAAACTTTGGGTCTTTGCCTTTGGCCAGGCATTCTTCTCCCTTTCTATAGCTGGTAATGGATCTGTAATCTACGGATCTTACCTATCTAAGGATGAAGATATACCTTCTTCTGCTAGAAACATTGCATTTTTTGATACTTTGGCAGCACTTTTGGCAGCTTTCGTTATTATCCCAGCTATGGCTATTGGTTCAGCTGACATTAATGAGGGTGGGCCTGGTCTTATGTTTATTTACTTGGTTGGTGTCTTTAATAAGCTTCCAGCAGGTAGGATTTTGATGGTTATTTTTTATCTTGCAGTTCTTTTTGCAGGATTTTCGTCAATAATCAACCTATACGAAGCTCCAGTAGCCTATGTCCAAGAAAGATTTGGATTTAATAGAAAAAAAGCTTCTTTTGTTATAAATGCAATAGGAATTATTTCAGCTATTTTTGTCCAAGGAATTGTTGGCTCTTGGATGGATTTTGTTTCTATAGTTATAGCTCCACTAGGTGCCCTTCTTGCAGGCATCATGTTCTTTTGGATTTTGGATAAGGATATGGCACTCGGTGAGGTTAACAAGGGTCGCAAAAAGCCAATTTCATCTTACTTTTATCCTATTGGCAAGTACCTATATTGCCTACTAAGCCTCCTTGCCCTAGTTTTGGGTATAACTTTTGGGGGTATTGGTTGA